A genomic stretch from Chitinophaga agri includes:
- a CDS encoding alpha/beta hydrolase: protein MAIRLEVKKSMMQRVKVIFVGLFMISSLVAGARTTQDTTNRAQKTVYLFSGLGADSTIFMNLKLPGYRKVYINWIPALPNETITEYAGRIKSQITVENPDIIGLSFGGIVAVEVSKQLNVDKMVLISSVRTRRELNRKQFFFMKLGLYRIIPGALIQRTNFLTYQYFGARSQNDKTTLTNLLKQTDVTFFRWALKSIAYWDNTSAPERTIQIHGTADRVITGRRVHPDYRIKGGGHLMVFNKADTISKIITNYFHE from the coding sequence ATGGCTATCAGGTTAGAAGTGAAGAAATCTATGATGCAAAGGGTGAAAGTGATTTTTGTGGGTTTATTTATGATCAGTAGCCTCGTTGCAGGCGCCCGCACTACACAGGATACTACAAATCGGGCACAAAAAACCGTTTATCTTTTCAGCGGTCTGGGGGCTGACTCCACTATATTTATGAATCTGAAACTGCCGGGGTACCGAAAAGTGTACATCAACTGGATTCCCGCACTGCCAAATGAAACCATTACCGAATATGCAGGCAGAATCAAGAGTCAGATCACTGTTGAAAATCCGGATATCATCGGGCTTTCCTTTGGAGGGATCGTTGCGGTGGAAGTCTCCAAACAGCTGAACGTAGATAAAATGGTATTGATCTCTTCCGTGAGAACCCGACGTGAACTGAACCGCAAACAGTTCTTTTTCATGAAACTGGGTCTCTATCGTATCATACCCGGGGCATTGATACAACGTACTAATTTCCTCACCTACCAGTATTTTGGCGCGCGGTCACAAAATGACAAAACAACGTTAACAAATTTACTAAAGCAAACAGATGTAACTTTTTTTCGCTGGGCCCTGAAGAGTATCGCCTACTGGGACAACACGTCGGCTCCGGAAAGGACCATTCAGATACATGGCACGGCTGACAGAGTGATCACCGGCAGACGTGTTCATCCTGACTACCGCATTAAAGGAGGAG